The following is a genomic window from Strix aluco isolate bStrAlu1 chromosome 3, bStrAlu1.hap1, whole genome shotgun sequence.
acaggcctagagagttggggttgttcatcctggagaagagaaggctctagggaaaCCTTACTGCAGCTTTCAGCAgttaaaggggacttataaggaagatggggacagactttttagtagggtctgttgcattaggacaaggggtaatggttttaaactaaaagaaggtaggttcagactagatatgaggaagaagtttttttcaatgagagtggtgaaacactggaacagattgcccagagaggtggtagatgccccatcactggaaacgttcaaggccaggttggatgggctttgagcaacctgatctagctgaagatgtccctgctcatttcaggggggttggactagatgacctttaaaggtcccttccaacccaaaccgttctgtgattctgtgaaatgataGGTGTGAAAGCAGTAATACATGGTTCTGTGCAGTAGTGGGAAACTAAATCTAGTGATCCACATAGTTCTTTCCACATaatgtgtggcttttttttttttttttttttgctataatgTTGGTATTGCACAGAGAATATTGGTATTGTATCTAGAGAATATTAaacctgtttctttcttcctgttcttttccttGTGCAAACAGTTCCAGTTCCAGCCTGCAAACTTCTCCTGGTGATAATGAAGAAAGGACTCATCTGATGGGCAGTGAAACATAGCCAGACATACTTGCAATTCTCTGTTTACTATTTTGGTTTAACCTAGTGTTGAAATGAGTGGACTTAACAGTGTTTCATTATTCTGGAGCTGGAATACATACGTGATCCCTTAGTGAACAACCAGTTGTGGTTTAGTTGTAGCTGCATTACTGTTTTGAAACACTGAACACTGACTGCCTTTCTTTTGGAAGTCCTCATGTGGATTGGCTGAAGTGATGAATAATCCTCAGATGTCAGCCCGTTTAATTGTGTTTCATATACAGTGCACCACTGTATGTGAAGAGGTGTGTTTTCAAATGTTTGGTTTCTATACTTGAGCCTGCTGTGCATTATTCTTGGTAAAGCTACTATTTTGCTACcatgattttctgtattttttaaaagaaaattcattattttgtaATACCTTAACAGATAACATAAAATGTTGAAATAGAATTTGGAATGACAAAGCATTAAGCACAATATTGTTTTCattaaagcaactttttttttcctaaattttgtGAATTTTCTTAGACAATATGAGTCTAAAAGACTTTGTGTCTACCAGCACTTGAAAGTGCCTGAAAATGGGAGGCAAAGGTGATGAAAAGAAGACATAGTATCTCCACACAGAACTAACTGATCTTCAGTCCTAGAGGAGACTTGGCATcatgtgtgtataaatacatacacagacatatgtatgtttgtataatATATGAAGACTCAGCTTGCTGTGTGTGAGATCTATTCTACTAATGAATGCCAGCTGGAATGTCTGTACTAATTGCCTTGGCAACTGTAAATCTATCAAAAGTCTAGGGCTACTATTTTCCAacaataggggaaaaaaaacccctcctcaCCTCCAGATGCTCAGCAAAAAAAGGCAAGGGAAACCGAGACAAAGACATGCCTGGCGAACTCACACTAGATTTCTTGACCTCGGTTGTGGCAAAAGTCTTTTGATTTGTCCTTGAGCCCAGAACTGAGTGCTAGAAAGGGTTCTCTGTGGTACCCATTTTTCCATAAATAAGAAAAAGGGTCTAGTCCTAGCAATTTCCAATCAGTTTCTCTTGTGAGTAACTGCTGGAATTTATATGAGAAATACTTTTCTCTGCCAGAGCCCTTTTGAGAGCACTAGCAAGAACTGCTCTGGTAGCCAGATGAACTGTGAAGCATCAGTGTACCAAAGAGCAGGCTTCCCCTGGACACATCCTGGCAACAGCTCCCTTTCCTTTTGTATCAGACATTAGACTTTACTGAAACTGGGAATGTAAACCTCAACCTGTTATGAAGTGCTGACCCTGAGGTACTGATGGTGAGGCAGATGCGAAGGACTAGAGGTCCTAAAAGCACACAAGATGCAGATTAGTAGGCATGAGACTTAATTAGCTCTCTTTGTGGAACGACTTGTTCGCTTACCTGACTTGTGCCATTAGGACTTGGAAGTGACCAGGATCACCAGAAGGAGCACAAAAGTCCTTGAAATTGATGAGCTGTCTTGCAGTGCATGAACTTCACTAGCACTCCAGTAGAAACTAGACAGGTTTAACTAATCCCTCTAGTTTTCTGGCAACGCATCTTCTCCCCTCTTCATTCTTTCACATGCACAACAGAGGCGAAAGAAACCCAAAGGGGAATCCTGATTTCCAGATTTCTTGTTCAAATCAACTCACAAGCATGCTCTCCTGCCATGATTATCCAGGGGTCCTGGACACATGATTAAAGCAGAGCAGTCAGATCTCCTATAGGAAGCTCAGCAATCCCATGGCTACTGCTGTGCTTGTCTCATGTGGTGGCAGATCTAAATACCCATCTGCTGTTGCTAACACAGTTGAACAATCTGTGAAGCTGTGATAAGTAGAGACTGTGCCACGTATAGCCAAACTACACATGGCTAGATTGGAGTGGTCCTGAGCTGGGGTggcacaggcagtgccagtacagCAGCACCGAGCTGGGGGCTGGCCGCctgcctcctgcagccctgcctgcacaccgCGCCCTCAAGCTTGGACAGGAATGTGTCCgtgctggttttgactgagaTTTCCCAAACTCTGGCTTGTTTTCCTGCTGTGACCTGGGCTTGCCTTGAACTGCATTACTACAGCAGTGCCATGCCCAAATAATTTGTAAATCTGGCAAGCGACATgtttcttcagctgcagcacagtggTGACTTCTCTGTTGGTGGTGCATGGCAGCATTGCTCAATGCTGGCAGCTCTTTTGCCTTTAATGTTGTGGGACTTTCTGGGCAGAGTGATTGCATTTCCTGGTGTCAGCTTTCTACCGCTCTGGGGAAGTCCCAGGTTTTGTgcaagacttttctttttaaatccccCTGTCTTTGCTTGCCCCTGGCCTCCTCTTGGGCGACTTCCAGGCTCCAAGCATGGGGCTTCCTAAAGCTTGTGCCTGTGCCGTGCTTTGGGTGCTGTCTGCTCTGGAGGCCTGTGCCCTGGGCAGCTACATCGCAGCTGTCTACGAGCACAGCGTGGTCTTGTCAGAGGACACTGAAGTGCCAGTTTCTCCTGAGGAGGCCTTGGTGCTGATGGACAAAAATATGGCAATTTTGGAAGCAGCCATTAAGGAAGCAGCCAGACAGGTATTATGACAGAGTTAGAGACATTCATTTTGGTAAACACtgaccatttatttattttcttaatggtGTTTTTTGGGTTTATATGTTGGTACTAGGGTGCCCATATCATTGTGACTCCTGAAGATGGCATTTACGGCTGGGTCTTCACAAGGGAAACAATATACCCTTACCTTGAGGATATCCCAGACCCAGAAGTGAACTGGATTCCGTGTGCTGATCCTGGAAGGTATCATCACTGCTGTGCATGGACAAACAGTCTGGTGGGAAAGATGGCTACCTTTAGAAGTGGTTGTTGATAGTTTTAAATGTCTTGGAGCAACTGCTGTGAAATGAAGGCAGGTTAGACAATGTGTGGTTGCCATAAATATCTTCAGGCAACTTCCGTCatcatttttctctgttgtttttttctcgcTGTAATTCTTTTGATTTTAGTTAGTATACTCATACAGGTTgagatttatttaaaagaaaaacaaagccttACAGAATCTACATTTCAGTAATGTATTCCATACatgttgaagaaaatatttaagatacaGGAATATTAGGAATAATTGTGAATAAGATAACAGCTACTACTGAAAAGATATGCCGCACAAtttcaaatttatatttttgaatgATGACATGGAagcctttttattcttttattttctttaataaattgcACCATTTTTTGAAGCTGAAATATTTGGTGAAAGGTAACAAAACACaccacagaagaaacaaatcCTAAACTACCTCAGCACAGCAACCAAATCAAGATCTGGAGCAGAATGTCTGAGATTAGCCCATGTGTTGGTGTAACATCAGTGCTGTGCCACATGCTGGCAGCAGAAGGGAGACTTTAAGGTGTAAAGATTCACTTTCACCGCAAGAAAATCCCTGTGTTCCTTACATAGTCAATGTGAGGTGAAGCCAGAGTTTCAGCATACTAAGCTTTGAAGCACAAAACTGCTGCCTTGTGTTGAATAACAGAAAATGACAGTCTTGTATTAGATGTAACTTAAACCTATCATTCTTGTGATCTGTAGTCTTAGTGTTGGCATTTTTATGGATTGACtgtttttgatgttttatttcctttcttccttccctgctgtTTAGGTTTGCTCCCTCACCCGTGCTGGAAAGGCTAAGCTGTCTGGCGAGGAATAACTCCATCTATGTGGTTGCAAATATGGGAGACAAGAAGCCATGTAACTCCAGTGATCCAAGGTGCCCAAGTGATGGTCACTATCAGTACAATACCAATGTTGTCTTTGACTCAGAAGGGAAACTGGTGGCTCGTTATCACAAGGTAAGAGGATTTTACAATGTTCAGGAAGTGCATGATCCTCAGGTGATTAAAGATGTGAAACAGAACCTGCTTCCCAGGGttaaatgtatttgtatatagAGTCATTATAGAGCAGGCGTCAGAGGGCAGGTGAAAGCCACTGCCTTAAGAGATCTTCATTCCTGCTATTCTGAATTTAATAGCAagtaattaaatgaaattaattaaaactcaATAAGCCTATTTTTACTGCTTCTCGATATGAAGTAACACATGAGATATTAAAACATTAATGTCCTGAACTGTTGCTAACTAAATACAAATCCCCTTCACTGGTATAAATCAGAACCATGGATATTTGTGCTTGAGTCCTCTTGAAGTGGTATAAATTCTTCTTTTCAAAACTAAGATACAGCATGTTCACAAAACACATTCTTTATTACTTGTATTTAAGTGAATATTATATTCAATATTAGTCTGATTTAAatgatttgatttcttttctaatcttttttttttttaatccattcctCCCTTTCTATGAACAGTACAACCTTTTTGTGACAGAGAAACAGTTTAATTACCCCAAGGATCCTGAATTTGTGACTTTCAATACCTCCTTTGGCTACTTTGGCATTTTCACTTGTGCAGACATACTCTACCATGACCCAGCTGTGGTCTTGGCAAGCAGATTTCAGGTTGACACCATTCTGTTCCCAACCGCTTGGGTTAACACTCTTCCACTGTTGTCAGCAGTCCAGTTTCACTCAGCATGGGCCATGGGAATGGGCGTCAACTTTCTTTCAGCAAATACGTGCAACTCCACTTT
Proteins encoded in this region:
- the VNN1 gene encoding pantetheinase isoform X4 codes for the protein MGLPKACACAVLWVLSALEACALGSYIAAVYEHSVVLSEDTEVPVSPEEALVLMDKNMAILEAAIKEAARQGAHIIVTPEDGIYGWVFTRETIYPYLEDIPDPEVNWIPCADPGRFAPSPVLERLSCLARNNSIYVVANMGDKKPCNSSDPRCPSDGHYQYNTNVVFDSEGKLVARYHKYNLFVTEKQFNYPKDPEFVTFNTSFGYFGIFTCADILYHDPAVVLASRFQVDTILFPTAWVNTLPLLSAVQFHSAWAMGMGVNFLSANTCNSTLEMTGSGIYAPEGPRACYYNREMENGHLLVTELSSHPRLSPDYPAAVNWKSYASRIEQLPSNNHYFSEVIYHDTFSFTELTEPEGYCAICQQDLCCHLSYKMEEKQKDDIYVLGAFDGLHVVEGEYYLQICTVLKCKSNDLDTCGQPVETAQTKFERFSLSGTFGTNYVFPEVLYSGVQLAPGEFEVLTDGRLISRTSTSKPVLSVTLFGRWYEKDPLHTQQVSP